The nucleotide sequence TCTTTTACGGTTGAACAAAAATAATTTGTAGTTAAAACTTTCTACTTTGATTAAATATTTCAACTCATTTATAGGTTTATCTCTAAAAAAATTATTTTCCTCAATGACAGCAAAATAATAATTGTTTGTCTTACTTATAAAAAAATATAATTCATAAAATGATTGAACTGCTTCGACAACTCCTTCATCATCAAGCCTTCTAAAATCATACGGACTATCTTCTTTTAATAAAGCTAACTTTAAATAAGATTTATCTTCTATTATTCTTTTAAGTTTTGAAAAAGTATCACCTTTTTCGTTAACAGACTTTAAATAATAGGCTTTTTTTATTGCTATATTCTTTGCTTCGTTTGAAACAAAATGATGCAATTTTTTAAACCATTTGTCTTTATTTAATTCCAATACTACACTCATAATTTAACTAATCAAATTCTCTGTAAATGGCGCCACCTGCTGAATAGCCAGCCGCATAACCTACAGCTCCACCTATAAGACCGCCAACAAGTGTACCAACTGGTCCAAAAGCTGACCCTATTAACGCACCTGCTTTAGCTCCTCCCCAAGCACCTGCCCATCCACCTGCTTCTTGACTTATTGCCAAACCTTTATCTTCAGCACTGTGAATATGTTCAACTGTTGAATAAACACCATAAACAATAGTCGCTCTTGAAGCTCCCTTCAGTAGTGTTCCTTTAACCCCAAAGTTCCTTGTATTAGTATTGCCTTTCCCTTCAACTCTGATTTCTTTCTTTCCTGTAGCAAAATCGTGTGCGGTTTGCATTTGAGCTCGTCTCGATTTAGCAAGCTCTGAAACTGCTTGACCAGACCTTGTCATTCTGCTTCTTGCTTCCCCTTGTAAATCATAACGCTTTAAAGCATATTCCATTTGAGACAGTTCACCACGCTTAAATCCTTCAAAATAAAATCTATCATTAGGTACGTAAAAGTTGTTTCTTACCCAAGAAGCGTGTTCTAACCCTACGGCAACAGGTGCAGCTCCTTTAATCCAAGTATCACCTCTTGATGCTGTAATAACAACTTCATCTAAAAGTATTGTAGCTATTGGTGGGTCTGGACAGTCAGGGCAATCGGTCATTCCTCCCGTAGGGTCTATTCTATTTAACCAATTGTTACCCATTGCAAGATATGGGCTAAAAAACTCTCCGTAAGGGTCAGGTGCTATCCATCTATTAATACGAGCATCGTATAAGCGAAGTGTAAACGCATTCTTTCCAGTCTCTCTATCTTTTTCTTGTCCTTGATAGTCATATCTATAATCTCCGACAACATTCCTACCGGGCATCGCCATCCCGCCGGGGTAATAATCGGTATAACTCAACATAAGCATATTGTTATTACTATCTTTACTAATTACCGCCCTGACATTGCCTAAATGGTCAGTAAGTTGATAAGCCGTACTACTGTCTTGTCTATTATACACCCCTATACGACTACTTCCATAAATAGGTTGTTCTTTAAGCGTGTTGCCATTATAAATAGCCATCACACTTCCTGCGGCATCACGTACGTAATAATCTGTATTTGTCAATGAACCTGCAGTGTAAATTTCCTTTTTTACACGGTGTCCTTTATCGTTATAAAAGAACTTTACCAAAGGTACATTTTTTTTAGATACTTCGGTTACCAAGCCGCTCGTGTTATAGATATACCTAACAATGTTTGTAGGGTCAGCAACAGCTTCTTCATGATCTTCAATAAGTTGCCCAATGCTATTATACACATAATTACCTGTGGCTTGTGTTTTTAAATCATCAGCATTGGTAGTCCCTGTTACGGCGTCTTGGACATAATCTAGTTGGTTTTTACCTGTTATGTAATCATAGGTAAACTCATCCATAGCGTTACTGCCACTTTCAGTATTTTTATTACGGTTTAGGGTTTTTATATTCCCATTAGCATCGTAAGTAATAGAAGTAACATCGTAATCGCCCGTATTTTGAGTATCAAAACTACTAAGGGTATATATTTTGGCCGTGACACCACTTCCTGTTTGGGCATGAAACCCAGGAGATAATGTTATGCTATTAGTGGCTTCAAGAGCAAGAATATTGCCACTTGCAGTTACTGCGGTGGAGCTTATATTGGCTTGCAAATTAGTATTTGTAGTATTACCAATAATATTTTCGCCATAGTCGGCTGCTTGTAACCAATTATTTTTATTGTACTCGTAATTGTATGCATTTTCGCTAGGTGCTGTTAATGCATTACTATGTGTATTCCATCGTGTCGTTTTAATATTACCATTAAATTGGTCTGTACCAAAAGGAGTGGTAGTAATATTGCTTCTTTGTGTACGTGCATAATCGTTTTGATGGTAGTCTATAAGCATCCCAAAGGCATCATCGGTATCTCCTCCTGGGTCTTGAGTTGGGCTTAAACTAGGGTGGTTAATGGCTTTTAACTGGCCATTTAAGTTATACACATAATCGGTACCTTGTATTGCATCTTTTAAGAGCTCTTTACGCTTAAGTGCTCCGTTTTCATAATAAGTATAACTTTCTTGTAAAATAAACGCTGTGTTATCTGTTGAGGTAGCAACACTTGTTAATTGTCCTGCAGAATTATAATTGTATCTATGAATAAATAATTCATTAGCATTATATTTTTGATATATCACCTTGGTAACATGCCCTTTGGCGAAGTCGTACTCATAATCTATAGTTTTTGTACCTAAACCATTAATGTACTGTACTATCCATTTTACGCGTCCATATATATCGTAACTATACCAAGTAGTTGTTGTTTCTGGTGATTTGGTATAGGTTATTGCAACATTACTCGCTAAAAACTTAGCAATATATTGTTGCTTTTCTAATGTAGTTAAGCCCATATCGGTTAGTGCCTGATCGAGTGTTTTTGAGGGTGGTGTTACCCCTGCTGGAATATCATGACTGTCATATATAGTAAAATGCTGTTCTTTTTTTGTTCCAGCAGGTAAAACTGCACTATCTGGGTCTGCCGTAGCAAAACTATTGCTAGACAATACGCCACTTTCTATAGGGCGTCCTAAATCGTCATAATTAGTATATGAAAATTCGTTATTTGTTGCTTGTAATACATTTTGCGAAAAACGTATTTGTCCATCTTTACGGTATTTAAAATTGGCAGCCCCTTCATCTGGGCTTGTTGTGCTTAATAATTGCCCAAGTGTATTATAAGCAAATGTACTTGACATATCATGGTTTCGTACAGAAGTACTTAATGTTAAAGCATCATCAAAACCTTGAGGCTGTACACTTTGTGTAAGCCTTCCTGCTTTGTCGTAAAAGTTTAAGCTGTAATCGTAATAATTTACATCATAACTAACACCTACTTGATTAGTATTATCTATTAAATCTATTGTGGAACCGTTTATGATTACAAAAGGTAAGGGGTTTTTGTGATATGATGTAACTTCTGCTACGCGATACATTCCAGGATTTAAAGTATAGTTACTTGAAGTAATTGGTGATGTATTTAGTTTTGCTTCTGTAATTAAATCAAAAACATTAAAAGTAGCACTAGTATTCCCCTTAAATGTAATTGCTCCACCGCAGCCCACAGGGATATGAATATCTACAAAGCCTTGCTCTCCAATTGGAGACATAACGTTATACTTTTTTTGTGTCGGATTATCTTCATTACCACTACGCGCAGCTGCTAAAGTATTACCATCGCTATCTACAAAAACTACAGTTTCAACACCATGTACATCTCTAGAAACCGATTTGGTAACTTTTAGATTATATATTGGTCCAACAGGACAGGTATCATATGCTGGGGCAAGTATAATACTGTTAGGTGGTGGAGGTGGTGCCATCGGGTTTTCGCCTTCTTCATTATAAGGGTCAACCGTTTCCATTGCACTCATTAATGTATAATAACTTGTTACTCCGTTTATATGAAATTGATATACTTTACCTTGTATTAAATTAAAGCCTTCTGGGACATCAACAATAATATTATTAGAAATTACATTTGTGCTACAAGATTTAACTGAGCATTCATAAACTCCTGCTGCTGCATTAACCGAAGCACTCGTTGGATATAAAATTGTTTCTCCATCGGGAAAATAATCTTTCCCAAAAGCATAATACATTTCCTGTGCTGCTGGCATACTAAAAGTATATCCATTAGCCCACTGATTTACACCGCCAATATTTACTTTATTACCTCCTAAAGTTTTTAAAACTGCTCCAGGATTTAACTTACTATAAACCGTACGCGAAAATGGATGAGATGTAATGTCTTGATAAGGTTCGCTAGTATTACTATTACTATAATACCACCCCAAGGTATTTGGCTGACTACCCACAGCGTTTGGTGCTAATAATGTTCCTGAATCATCAAAATCTGCTCTAGTATAGGGCGAGCCACTAGTGTTATTAATAAAGCTACTTAAGTAACCAAATACCGATCCCGTAGGAGCGCTTAGGGATTGAAAAGCAGGTCTCCCCTGGTAATCATAAAGTGTTTGTGAGGCCCAAATGGAATCGGTTATTATATCCCATGACTGGCTTTGTGTTGATTTTCCTAAAGTATTAAAAAAGCTAATCCCTTTTGCAACCGTGTTACCGTTAAAATCATAACTAATATTACTAATCCAGTTCATATCATCAACAGTTGTTGGTGGGTTTTCCTGAGCGTTTAGAACGCTTAAACTTACCAAAAACAAAATGTATATATATATATGTTTCATTATAATGTGGTTTATCTTATCTGTTAATATGGATTGATTGGTGTTTCAAGGTTTAAGCAATCACAACTATCGTTAGAAGTCATTCCTTTATAATTATAGATGTTTTTACTAATTTTTTTAAACCCACCGTTATCCTTTCCTACAATTTCAGTATACACTGTGCATAATCTGCCAGCCAAATCATAACAATAAACAGTAGCCAGATTATTGGCACCTAAAACCGCAATCAACTCATCTGTTTCTTGATTATAGACATAACTATTCATACTTGATGCAATAGGATGCATTCTAAAATCATCAAAATAATTTCCTGTGCTATTCGTTGCTTTTACATCTAAGTTTAAATTAGTAGCAGATGTAGGTATAGTAATGTAATAAATGTATTGCTGCCAATTGCCCGCATTTGTATCTACACCTAACATGCCTTCTGTTGCTTCGACAGTACTTCCATTAACTGTTAACTGAACCCCAGGACTTCCTGTTACTCTATTTTTTACCCAAAAAGAAACTTTGTATTTTCCTGGTCTTAACGTATTAGTTGTTGTACTTGTGCTTACAGGTTTGTTGATTTCAAAAACCTTATCTGATGTACTAATATTTTTAACACTCCAATTACCCGTATGCGCATATTCTGATGTACGATAATTTGCTCCTAGCACTTCGCCTTCAAACATATTACCATTATCTACATACTCTGCACCGCTATAATACATTTCGGTATATCGAGCATTACCGCTAGCAGTGACTTTACTAAAATTATCTGCCATTTTGGATGCAGCAAAATTTCCATTAATATCCACACTCTCTACTGGTGAAGACCATAAATTATATTTAGTAATTTCTGATACTTTTTGCCACTCTGTATTGGTTTGTGTTGCTCCAATACCCCAATTAAAATCATTAGCATCCACTAATTGTCCATAAGTCCCATCAGTATCTACTGCATCTTTCCAAACAAAGCTTTGGTGTTTACGCCATAGACCTCCAATAGTATTTGTTTGCCCGTTATTGGTTACATGATTCCAAGTATCATTCCATGTGCTTATATATGCATTGGTAGTTTTCCATTGCCCGCCAACCAATACACTTGAAATATTCATAGCTTCTTGGGTAAGCATGTTTTTGTTACTAGGGTTAGTTACTTTTGATCCCATGTCGGCGTATTCGGTATATGCGGGAATTCTAATATCTTGCATTTTAGTACCATCTGCCATTGTAGTCTCACTCTTTCTAAAACTACTTAACCAAGGATCTACATCTGAATATTCTATTGAAGATTTTTGACCTCCACCGGTAGTGATAGTTTTTTTAAGCATGTTGTTATACTCTGTTTTTGAAGAAATACTCAAAAGCCTTTTTTCATCATTTATAACTGTTCCATCATTGTTTGTTTTAAACACCGTTTTCATAGAGTTAAAAGTTTCTTTAACATAACCTTTATTTGGTTCTTGACTTACTAACCTTGTGCCATTGATGTATTCGTTTTCTGTTTTAAACATGACATGTCCTTCACTGTTTAAATTCTCAATAGATTTTAATTGCCCTATTAGTGCGGAATTAATGTTAATGTCAATTTTTTTAGCCTCAACATCTCTCGAATTAACACCATTTAACCCTCCATAATCCTCTTGAACATTGGCCCAAAAAATATTATCTTCTCCAGGAGCATTAGCATCTAAAGCCTCCATTTCTATATTAGGGTTAAAAATGTTAAATACTGGTTTTAATACATGATGTCTATATCGTGTTTTAGAATAATAATCTCCTGTATTAGAAGTTTCTTTCATGGTTACATACTCATACATCACTCCAGGAGCTGGAATCTCAGACTGATATGGCACGTATTTCAATCCGTCTACTGGAGCATAAGATGTTATACCTGAACTTCTGTTTTCTGTTGGATGATTATAATCATAAGTAACTTTATATGTATTACCTATATCTTTGGTTCTTAACTCACTTACTCTTAAACCTCCACCATTTTCATTTTCGGGAATTTTGTTAGCTAATAGTCTATATTGCAATACATGATGGTCGTACTCACAATTTAAACCACCTCCATCTGCCTGTTCTCCTCTAACTTTATCGTTCTGGCAAACAACATGATTACATCTTGTAAACATTTTATTGAAGACTTTACTTGTGTGACTACCTGTGAGTATTGCTTGATTTTTAGGAATTGATAAGAATAACACATCATTACTTACATTAGTTACATTGACATCCAATGCATTCTCAGGTAAAATATCTATATGCCCTCTTCTTCTAATACAATTAAGAATTCCTGAAAAATCGGCATCAATTCTAGAAATCCATAAATCCAAAGAGGTCTTCTGACCAAGATGAAAATAATCATTGAAATTAAAATCATCAGTCAAATCCATATCAGGATCTTTACCTATTTCAATTCCATAAGTACTTTGACCTGAGTTTTCATATAATTTAAAACTTAAAAACTCATTATACCAATATCTTCTTGCAAACGCTTCCATCCAATACTCATCTTCTTCATAGTCAATTTCTATTTTAGCACCTGTAGGCATGGTAATTTCTTTTAAACTCCAAGCTTTTATTTTATTATGCGTTATACCATTTTCAATTGCTTCGCCTTGTAAATAACCCCAACTATCGACAGAATTTTTTTTAACGTTTACGTAATCTCTAATGTCATCTTCGTCTGGTGAATCGCTAATAAAATTCTCTTCTAATGATATATTAGGCATATCTTCTAAATAATAATTAAATGATGTTGCTGGCATATACTCTGTACCTCCTTTTCCTTTTATTTGTACAGATTCTAAAGTCAACCTTCCATAATTACTATTAGGATTGTTAGCTATGTTTATATCCAT is from Pontimicrobium sp. SW4 and encodes:
- a CDS encoding RHS repeat-associated core domain-containing protein, producing the protein MKHIYIYILFLVSLSVLNAQENPPTTVDDMNWISNISYDFNGNTVAKGISFFNTLGKSTQSQSWDIITDSIWASQTLYDYQGRPAFQSLSAPTGSVFGYLSSFINNTSGSPYTRADFDDSGTLLAPNAVGSQPNTLGWYYSNSNTSEPYQDITSHPFSRTVYSKLNPGAVLKTLGGNKVNIGGVNQWANGYTFSMPAAQEMYYAFGKDYFPDGETILYPTSASVNAAAGVYECSVKSCSTNVISNNIIVDVPEGFNLIQGKVYQFHINGVTSYYTLMSAMETVDPYNEEGENPMAPPPPPNSIILAPAYDTCPVGPIYNLKVTKSVSRDVHGVETVVFVDSDGNTLAAARSGNEDNPTQKKYNVMSPIGEQGFVDIHIPVGCGGAITFKGNTSATFNVFDLITEAKLNTSPITSSNYTLNPGMYRVAEVTSYHKNPLPFVIINGSTIDLIDNTNQVGVSYDVNYYDYSLNFYDKAGRLTQSVQPQGFDDALTLSTSVRNHDMSSTFAYNTLGQLLSTTSPDEGAANFKYRKDGQIRFSQNVLQATNNEFSYTNYDDLGRPIESGVLSSNSFATADPDSAVLPAGTKKEQHFTIYDSHDIPAGVTPPSKTLDQALTDMGLTTLEKQQYIAKFLASNVAITYTKSPETTTTWYSYDIYGRVKWIVQYINGLGTKTIDYEYDFAKGHVTKVIYQKYNANELFIHRYNYNSAGQLTSVATSTDNTAFILQESYTYYENGALKRKELLKDAIQGTDYVYNLNGQLKAINHPSLSPTQDPGGDTDDAFGMLIDYHQNDYARTQRSNITTTPFGTDQFNGNIKTTRWNTHSNALTAPSENAYNYEYNKNNWLQAADYGENIIGNTTNTNLQANISSTAVTASGNILALEATNSITLSPGFHAQTGSGVTAKIYTLSSFDTQNTGDYDVTSITYDANGNIKTLNRNKNTESGSNAMDEFTYDYITGKNQLDYVQDAVTGTTNADDLKTQATGNYVYNSIGQLIEDHEEAVADPTNIVRYIYNTSGLVTEVSKKNVPLVKFFYNDKGHRVKKEIYTAGSLTNTDYYVRDAAGSVMAIYNGNTLKEQPIYGSSRIGVYNRQDSSTAYQLTDHLGNVRAVISKDSNNNMLMLSYTDYYPGGMAMPGRNVVGDYRYDYQGQEKDRETGKNAFTLRLYDARINRWIAPDPYGEFFSPYLAMGNNWLNRIDPTGGMTDCPDCPDPPIATILLDEVVITASRGDTWIKGAAPVAVGLEHASWVRNNFYVPNDRFYFEGFKRGELSQMEYALKRYDLQGEARSRMTRSGQAVSELAKSRRAQMQTAHDFATGKKEIRVEGKGNTNTRNFGVKGTLLKGASRATIVYGVYSTVEHIHSAEDKGLAISQEAGGWAGAWGGAKAGALIGSAFGPVGTLVGGLIGGAVGYAAGYSAGGAIYREFD